In Marasmius oreades isolate 03SP1 chromosome 1, whole genome shotgun sequence, one DNA window encodes the following:
- a CDS encoding uncharacterized protein (BUSCO:EOG09261P7G) → MTFSGALTLTDLNDFITPSQICIKPVEQVRSQDEEGTDQGTASVCSSISFLFLHSLENKRVTRPGQTEIRIDSSGAYYEVTTRPYGDSAAENKVINGTSSTRYGDSGGKQLEQAQVNLNDCLACSGCITSAESVLITLQSHTEVLNFLEENTSISPPSKRKIPVISISPQTLASLAASISSNSAQSRVTPRQVLRRLRVFCKEVLGFCYVFDTTFARHVALREHLQEFIERREKHRERLKTVGDTTDPPQLPMLSSACPGWICYAEKTHSEMLPFISNTKSPQQTMGTLVKEWMGRKWGKLPDGIYHVTVMPCYDKKLEASRSDFYNDVYSTREVDCVITTGELERLVQEKNFNLAAAVPGELELPPSTGPESSIGTGPGVADYTFPELLRHSGSSSGSYLDTVMSHVIERSEVPLELSVKQIRNADYEEYVLRKREGEVVFKGAKCYGFRNLQNVVRKVGKESGVRTGAGAAGKLTGRGTAARRGRRGAMDGSSANENVGYDYVEVMACPGGCVNGGGQLKPPAAAMKGMLLDEEGFTRDWGSNGASVEAGSGTRWGNREWNKKVEEVYWHDLSTPSGSPDGDGEVKEELGEIKIAGQSWTSHMTRISDQLYIDITQELCRSDALYSPFRTQYRAVGSEVIGLAVKW, encoded by the exons ATGACTTTTTCTGGTGCTCTA ACTCTCACAGATCTGAATGACTTCATCACACCCTCTCAAATATGCATCAAACCAGTCGAACAAGTTCGTTCGcaggatgaagaaggaacgGACCAAGGTACCGCTTCGGTATGTTCTagcatttcctttttgtttcTCCATTCGCTCGAGAACAAACGAGTTACCCGCCCTGGACAGACGGAGATCCGCATCGATTCGAGCGGGGCCTATTACGAAGTCACAACGAGACCCTACGGTGATTCTGCAGCAGAGAACAAGGTCATCAATGGCACATCTTCGACGAGATACGGGGACTCGGGTGGAAAACAGTTGGAGCAAGCACAAGTCAACTTGAATGATTGTTTAGCGTGTAG TGGCTGTATCACCTCTGCAGAATCTGTTCTCATAACACTCCAATCCCACACGGAAGTGTTGAACTTTCTCGAAGAGAACACCTCTATTTCCCCGCCGTCGAAACGGAAGATTCCAGTCATATCAATATCTCCACAAACGCTCGCGTCTTTGGCTGCTTCGATATCATCCAATAGTGCTCAGTCGCGTGTGACACCAAGGCAAGTTCTCCGCCGACTGCGCGTGTTTTGCAAGGAAGTGTTAGGGTTCTGCTACGTATTTGATACAACATTCGCGAGGCATGTGGCGCTTAGGGAGCATTTACAAGAGTTTATTGAACGAAGAGAGAAACATAGAGAGAGGCTCAAAACCGTTGGCGATACGACGGATCCACCTCAATTACCGATGCTATCGAGCGCGTGTCCAGGCTGGATCTGCTATGCCGAAAAGACGCATTCAGAAATGTTGCCCTTTATCTCCAACACCAAGAGCCCACAACAGACCATGGGAACCTTAGTGAAGGAGTGGATGGGGAGGAAATGGGGTAAATT ACCTGACGGGATTTACCACGTCACGGTGATGCCGTGCTACGACAAGAAGCTCGAGGCATCAAGGAGTGATTTCTACAACGATGTGTATTCAACACGCGAGGTAGACTGTGTTATCACAACGGGGGAACTAGAAAGGCTTGTTCAGGAAAAGAACTTCAATCTAGCGGCTGCAGTTCCCGGCGAATTGGAACTGCCACCTAGCACTGGCCCTGAATCGTCGATAGGCACGGGTCCGGGAGTGGCGGATTATACATTCCCAGAGCTTTTGCGACACTCGGGGAGTTCATCAGGCTCATACCTCGACACCGTCATGTCTCACGTCATAGAGCGCTCAGAAGTTCCATTAGAGCTTTCTGTGAAACAGATCCGAAACGCTGATTACGAGGAATACGTCCTCAGGAAACGCGAAGGAGAAGTGGTGTTCAAGGGAGCGAAATGCTACGGGTTTAGAAATCTCCAGAACGTAGTGAGGAAGGTCGGGAAGGAAAGTGGCGTCCGAACAGGTGCCGGTGCCGCAGGGAAACTCACCGGTAGAGGAACTGCCGCCAGAAGAGGCAGAAGAGGTGCGATGGATGGATCAAGCGCAAACGAGAATGTAGGCTATGACTACGTCGAGGTTATGGCATGTCCCGGAGGGTGTGTCAACGGTGGCGGACAGTTGAAACCTCCGGCAGCCGCGATGAAAGGAATGTTATTGGACGAAGAAGGGTTCACTCGTGACTGGGGCAGCAACGGTGCGTCAGTCGAAGCGGGCTCCGGAACGCGATGGGGAAACAGGGAATGGAACAAAAAGGTTGAGGAAGTCTATTGGCATGATCTATCAACGCCCTCAGGCTCTCctgatggagatggagaagtcAAAGAAGAGCTTGGGGAAATAAAGATTGCGGGTCAGAGTTGGACAAGCCATATGACAAGGATATCAGATCAGCTTTACATCGATATCACACAGGAACTTTGTCGTTCCGACGCGCTATATTCGCCATTCAGGACGCAGTATCGTGCGGTTGGGAGCGAGGTGATAGGGTTGGCTGTCAAGTGGTAG